Proteins encoded together in one Shewanella acanthi window:
- a CDS encoding oxidative damage protection protein, whose protein sequence is MARTVNCVYLNKEADGLDFQLYPGDLGKRIFDSISKEAWGLWQKKQTMLINEKKLNMMNVDDRKFLEEQMTSFLFEGKDVEIEGFVPEKDQE, encoded by the coding sequence ATGGCGCGTACAGTCAATTGCGTATATTTAAACAAAGAAGCCGACGGCCTAGACTTTCAACTGTATCCAGGTGATTTAGGTAAACGTATTTTCGATAGCATAAGTAAGGAAGCTTGGGGCCTATGGCAGAAGAAGCAAACTATGCTGATTAACGAAAAGAAATTGAACATGATGAATGTTGATGATCGTAAGTTCCTTGAAGAACAAATGACCTCTTTCCTTTTCGAAGGTAAAGATGTTGAAATTGAAGGTTTTGTTCCTGAAAAAGATCAGGAATAA
- the mutY gene encoding A/G-specific adenine glycosylase has translation MKSTASFASRINTWYDNHGRKTLPWQQDKTPYRVWVSEIMLQQTQVATVIPYYLNFMQRFPDVLTLANAPEDEVLHYWTGLGYYARARNLHKAAKTIRDQYQGEFPTDFEQVLSLPGIGRSTAGAVLSLSLGQHHPILDGNVKRVLARHGAIAGWPGQKAVEEQLWQLTNALTPEQDIQKYNQAMMDIGASICTRSKPNCAECPVAIDCKAQLMGRQTEFPGKKPKKTIPEKAAWMLVLQKDNQVYLAKRPPAGIWGGLWCFPEFSTEQALKQHIEALGHNTAKLEPLIGFRHTFSHFHLDIQPMLLNLDIQGAAHSVDAVMEQNQSLWYNINHPSKVGLAAATERVLANLGSLFQSAVSKE, from the coding sequence ATGAAATCTACAGCCTCCTTTGCTTCACGTATCAATACTTGGTACGACAACCACGGTCGTAAAACCCTCCCTTGGCAGCAGGACAAAACCCCATATCGAGTATGGGTTTCTGAAATCATGCTGCAGCAGACTCAAGTCGCGACCGTTATTCCCTATTATCTTAACTTTATGCAACGCTTCCCTGATGTGCTCACCCTCGCAAATGCGCCAGAGGACGAAGTGCTACACTATTGGACGGGCCTTGGTTATTACGCCAGAGCCCGTAATCTACATAAAGCAGCCAAAACCATTCGCGATCAGTATCAAGGTGAGTTTCCAACGGATTTTGAGCAAGTACTCTCACTGCCGGGCATTGGCCGCTCAACGGCAGGTGCCGTTTTATCTTTATCCCTTGGCCAACATCACCCAATCCTCGACGGTAACGTTAAACGGGTTTTGGCACGCCACGGCGCCATTGCTGGCTGGCCAGGACAAAAGGCCGTTGAAGAGCAGCTATGGCAGCTAACCAATGCATTGACGCCCGAGCAGGATATTCAAAAGTACAATCAGGCCATGATGGATATCGGCGCCAGTATTTGTACCCGCAGCAAACCGAATTGTGCCGAGTGCCCCGTTGCCATTGATTGCAAAGCCCAACTGATGGGCAGACAAACTGAATTCCCAGGTAAAAAGCCAAAGAAAACCATCCCAGAGAAAGCCGCTTGGATGTTAGTGCTGCAAAAGGATAATCAGGTCTATTTAGCTAAGCGCCCGCCTGCTGGAATTTGGGGCGGTTTGTGGTGCTTCCCAGAGTTCAGCACCGAGCAGGCGCTTAAGCAACATATTGAAGCACTTGGCCATAACACAGCTAAACTCGAACCATTGATTGGTTTTAGGCATACCTTTAGTCATTTCCATCTCGATATTCAGCCTATGCTGCTTAACCTTGATATCCAAGGTGCAGCCCATAGCGTGGATGCTGTCATGGAACAAAACCAGTCACTCTGGTATAACATAAATCATCCTTCCAAAGTGGGTCTCGCGGCGGCAACTGAGCGCGTGCTAGCCAATTTGGGATCACTCTTTCAATCCGCAGTCAGTAAGGAATAA
- the trmB gene encoding tRNA (guanosine(46)-N7)-methyltransferase TrmB — protein sequence MSEVTTAEFNEEGKYLRKIRSFVLREGRLTKGQAHAIETQWPTMGLDYSPTPLNLTEVFGREADTVLEIGFGMGASLVQMAQEAPELNFIGIEVHKPGVGSCLSDAAAAGVTNLRVYHHDAMEVLEHAIADGSLTRVQLFFPDPWHKKRHHKRRIVQAEFAELIRRKLKICGVFHMATDWENYSEHMLEVMNAANGYKNQSADGTVVPRPDHRPLTKFEARGHRLGHGVWDLMFERIA from the coding sequence ATGAGCGAAGTCACTACCGCTGAATTTAATGAAGAAGGCAAGTATCTGCGTAAGATCAGAAGCTTTGTCCTAAGAGAAGGTCGTTTGACTAAGGGTCAAGCGCATGCCATTGAAACTCAGTGGCCTACTATGGGTTTAGATTACAGCCCAACACCATTGAACTTAACTGAAGTTTTTGGCCGTGAAGCCGATACCGTTCTCGAAATCGGTTTTGGTATGGGCGCATCCTTAGTGCAAATGGCGCAGGAAGCACCAGAGCTTAACTTCATCGGGATTGAAGTCCATAAGCCTGGTGTAGGTTCTTGCTTAAGTGATGCCGCCGCTGCCGGTGTGACCAATCTGCGTGTTTATCACCACGATGCTATGGAAGTGTTAGAGCATGCGATTGCCGACGGCAGTCTGACCCGCGTGCAATTGTTCTTCCCCGATCCATGGCATAAAAAGCGTCATCACAAACGCCGTATCGTACAGGCTGAATTTGCTGAGCTTATCCGCCGTAAACTGAAGATTTGCGGCGTATTCCATATGGCAACCGACTGGGAAAACTACAGCGAACATATGCTAGAAGTAATGAATGCGGCAAATGGTTACAAAAACCAATCGGCCGATGGTACTGTAGTGCCACGTCCAGATCACCGTCCATTAACGAAATTTGAAGCCCGCGGCCATCGTTTAGGCCATGGCGTGTGGGATCTGATGTTTGAGCGTATCGCTTAA
- a CDS encoding cytochrome b, whose translation MFRNSKQNYGLTAIITHWLSAIVVIGLFAVGVWMVELTYYSPWYKNAPHLHKSIGVLLLALTVFRLIWRWSNTKPEADSSHILLEKHAAKITHSIIYLLLLTIMLSGLMISMAEGRGIMVFDWFEVPGISPFMANQADVAGSIHQLAAYGLMGLVLLHGLGALKHHFIDKDATLVKMLKFNRG comes from the coding sequence ATGTTTAGAAACAGCAAGCAAAATTATGGACTCACCGCGATTATCACACATTGGTTGAGTGCCATTGTGGTAATTGGATTATTTGCAGTGGGAGTGTGGATGGTGGAGCTGACTTATTACAGCCCTTGGTATAAAAATGCTCCGCATCTTCATAAAAGTATTGGGGTTTTGCTTTTGGCTTTAACGGTGTTTAGGCTTATATGGCGTTGGAGCAACACCAAACCTGAGGCCGACAGCAGCCACATTTTATTAGAAAAACACGCAGCGAAAATTACCCACAGCATTATTTATCTATTATTGCTGACAATTATGTTGTCTGGCCTGATGATTTCAATGGCGGAAGGTCGTGGCATCATGGTGTTTGATTGGTTTGAAGTCCCTGGAATTTCTCCTTTTATGGCAAATCAGGCCGATGTGGCCGGCAGTATCCATCAGTTAGCCGCCTATGGTTTGATGGGTTTAGTGTTATTGCACGGCCTTGGCGCATTGAAACACCATTTTATCGATAAAGACGCAACACTTGTAAAAATGCTTAAATTCAACCGAGGATAA
- a CDS encoding YceI family protein translates to MKKQLLTLLVGASMLSPLAASAADYVIDREGAHASITFKVSHLGYSYVVGRFNDFSGDFSYDAAKPTAAKVNVKVNTLSVDSNHAERDKHIRSADFLNTANFAEATFVSTSVEDKGNGDLVINGDLTLNGVTKPLAIKAHAVGEGKDPWGGYRAGFTGTTSFAMKDYGIKMDLGPASANVELDLVVEGIRK, encoded by the coding sequence ATGAAAAAACAACTGTTAACCCTGCTCGTTGGTGCATCAATGTTATCCCCATTAGCAGCATCTGCTGCTGACTATGTGATCGACAGGGAAGGTGCTCACGCATCTATTACCTTTAAAGTTAGTCACTTAGGCTATAGCTATGTGGTGGGTCGCTTTAACGATTTTAGCGGTGACTTTAGCTATGATGCGGCCAAGCCAACGGCGGCCAAGGTTAATGTTAAGGTCAATACCTTAAGTGTGGATTCAAACCACGCCGAGCGTGATAAGCATATTCGTAGCGCTGACTTTTTAAATACCGCTAATTTTGCCGAAGCCACTTTTGTGTCGACCTCAGTTGAAGATAAAGGCAATGGTGACTTAGTTATCAACGGTGATTTAACCCTTAATGGCGTCACAAAACCTTTAGCGATTAAGGCCCATGCTGTAGGTGAGGGTAAGGATCCTTGGGGGGGTTACCGTGCAGGTTTTACCGGTACTACCAGCTTTGCGATGAAAGACTATGGCATCAAGATGGACTTAGGCCCAGCATCAGCCAATGTTGAATTAGATTTAGTGGTTGAAGGCATACGTAAGTAA